The Mastomys coucha isolate ucsf_1 unplaced genomic scaffold, UCSF_Mcou_1 pScaffold13, whole genome shotgun sequence genome has a window encoding:
- the CUNH18orf21 gene encoding UPF0711 protein C18orf21 homolog isoform X1, whose translation MRQKYYIEAAARGLVGSCPGQARYLLWAYSSTHEDNSTFQETCPHCFQLLVLDNSRVRLKPKARLTPKIQKLLNREARNDILSFKEAKLLRKYKDSASVLMVTCRTCNRTVRHHGKSRSFLWALKSNAPTAANKASPKTPKRTASGSTDPGQSTHGSRGKSPSLTIRTPTSGQSTPICSSRNGSKRKKHFSQLKALLSQSASDKNPKLDFRHFLSSL comes from the exons ATGCGGCAGAAGTATTATATTGAAGCGGCTGCCCGGGGCCTGGTGGGAAGCTGCCCGGGCCAGGCCCGCTACCTCCT GTGGGCCTACAGTTCGACACACG agGATAACAGCACTTTTCAGGAAACATGTCCACACTGCTTCCAATTGTTGGTTCTGGATAACTCTAGAGTGCGCCTCAAACCCAAAGCCAGACTGACACCGAAGATACAGAAACTTCTCAACCGAGAAGCAAGAAACGATATACTCAGTTTTAAGGAAGCAAAACTGTTGAGAAAGTATAAAGACTCCGCAAGTGTGCTG ATGGTTACCTGTAGAACATGCAACAGAACAGTGAGACACCATGGAAAGAGTAGAAGCTTCCTGTGGGCATTGAAGAGCAACGCTCCCACTGCTGCCAACAAAGCCAGCCCGAAGACGCCAAAGAGAACGGCCTCAGGCTCTACAGACCCTGGTCAGAGTACGCATGGTTCCAGAGGCAAGAGCCCCTCCTTGACCATCAG aaCACCTACATCTGGACAGTCAACACCCATTTGCTCCTCAAGGAAtgggagcaaaagaaagaaacacttttCTCAACTAAAAGCACTGCTCAGTCAGAGCGCATCTGACAAGAACCCAAAGCTGGACTTCAGGCACTTCTTGTCTTCTCTGTGA
- the CUNH18orf21 gene encoding UPF0711 protein C18orf21 homolog isoform X2 gives MRQKYYIEAAARGLVGSCPGQARYLLWAYSSTHEDNSTFQETCPHCFQLLVLDNSRVRLKPKARLTPKIQKLLNREARNDILSFKEAKLLRKYKDSASVLNTYIWTVNTHLLLKEWEQKKETLFSTKSTAQSERI, from the exons ATGCGGCAGAAGTATTATATTGAAGCGGCTGCCCGGGGCCTGGTGGGAAGCTGCCCGGGCCAGGCCCGCTACCTCCT GTGGGCCTACAGTTCGACACACG agGATAACAGCACTTTTCAGGAAACATGTCCACACTGCTTCCAATTGTTGGTTCTGGATAACTCTAGAGTGCGCCTCAAACCCAAAGCCAGACTGACACCGAAGATACAGAAACTTCTCAACCGAGAAGCAAGAAACGATATACTCAGTTTTAAGGAAGCAAAACTGTTGAGAAAGTATAAAGACTCCGCAAGTGTGCTG aaCACCTACATCTGGACAGTCAACACCCATTTGCTCCTCAAGGAAtgggagcaaaagaaagaaacacttttCTCAACTAAAAGCACTGCTCAGTCAGAGCGCATCTGA